A single window of Nicotiana tomentosiformis chromosome 1, ASM39032v3, whole genome shotgun sequence DNA harbors:
- the LOC104090267 gene encoding sigma factor binding protein 1, chloroplastic-like translates to MDYGGVMKCKKVKKQRRRSDDHNSKKSNIKVVYISTPMKVKTSASRFRALVQELTGPDSDIARIMESNGATEFEDHNGHGNNELRELLKSSSPSPSPSSSLLQAKSNSSSVSSESNYFTEPNFEDLLFSSQMEEQFLALLASANSEIDVLGSYDAL, encoded by the coding sequence ATGGATTATGGGGGGGTGATGAAGTGCAAGAAGGTCAAGAAACAAAGGAGGAGATCAGATGACCATAATTCTAAGAAGTCAAATATCAAAGTTGTGTATATTTCTACTCCCATGAAAGTAAAGACTAGTGCGTCAAGATTTAGGGCACTTGTCCAAGAACTCACTGGGCCAGACTCCGATATAGCACGAATTATGGAGAGTAATGGCGCAACAGAGTTTGAAGATCATAACGGACATGGCAATAATGAACTTCGTGAACTGCTAAAGTCTTCGTCACCATCACCATCACCGTCGTCGTCTTTGCTGCAAGCAAAGTCTAATTCATCGTCTGTGAGCTCAGAGTCTAATTATTTTACGGAACCTAATTTTGAGGATTTATTATTTAGCAGCCAGATGGAAGAGCAGTTCCTTGCTTTATTGGCTTCTGCTAATTCTGAGATTGACGTTCTTGGAAGCTATGATGCATTATAG